The DNA segment GGGAGAAAgctggagggaggagagaggaaggcagTGAGGGGTGGCGagctgtagcagcagcagtgcaAGGCCCTTGGCCTCTTGCCCCTTCCCCCAAAGCAGCCCAGGCCACCGGTGGACCCCCACCCCAATGCCATTTCAGGGAGCTCATCCTGATCCCCCACACACCACCTTTGAAACGACAGCCAGGCGCTGCCTCTGACTGCTGAGCGCCGTGGTGCATCTCAGCCCCTGAGCCCTTCTGGCAGCCCTGGAGCGGGTGCGCTGGCTGATTGATGAAGCCGTGGGCTCGTGTTGCGGAGAAGGATTGATGGCCCACGGGAGATTGGGAGTTATTGATCAggtgcctcctgctgcttgcATACTTTCCCCATTAACCGTTTCGCCAGGCTCCCTCGTTCTTTTCAGGGGAGGAAGCTGGAGTGGGTGCCCAGCTCCCCAGCAGATGTCTTCCTGCCTGCTCCGCGCTCCGCAGAAGGGCGTTGGTGGTACCCAAACCAAGGAAGCTGTAAAACCCAGCTTACAGAGCAGGCGTGGCAGCCCCCACTCCCCATGGCTAAGCAGGTGAAGCTAGAAGAAGTGTGGGACAGAAATAAAAAGGGTGATTGGGTTCAGACACAGGTGGGAGAAGACCTGGACCCATGTTTTACTTGCGATAGCTATTGCCCCAGTAAACTCTGGGCCAGAAAAATATATGAATTGCAGAACAGCTGGGAATAATTATAGACAGCAGCCAgagattttttattctttttaagacaGGCTCAGGGAGGAGACAGGTGTGCTGGGACCCGGCTCCCGGGATGCTGTGCACACCTGCACCCCAAAATCAAAGAAGAGAGCGGGAGCATGAAGCAGGCTGATCTCACACCGTTCCTAAGGGAAACAAATTACGCTGTGATTACTAACACACTCTAGATGTGAGGTTGCCCTTGAAAACTTTTCAGAAAccacagctggtgcaaaatgctgaaGCCAGAATAATGTCTGGTGTCTGCTTTTCTGGCCATATTACACTGGCCTTGTTTAAATTGCAGCAGCTTTCAATTCATTTTCAGACCCAATTCAAGGAGTTGGTTATTATcaataaagccctaaatggctttgggcCAGGATATATGAAGGGCTGCCTCCCCTCACATGAACTTGCCCATCAGTTGTAGTCATCTTCCGAGGCCCTGTTCTGTATTCCACTGACAAcatatgtgcatttatttatttagagctttTATTTTCATCCCATTCTTTGGCTATAAAAAGCTCCCAGAAAAGCTTATACGTTGCTAAACAAAGATTTCTCTGCACTCAAGACACATCACAAAAGGGAAATGGATTGGGAGGGATGAGAAAATAAGCAAACTCAGGGTCAACTTCTTTGTTTACAAGCACTTCCAATGGTGGAGGACATTGTCTTTTAGATGGGCAGTTAAGAAGGTTTTATTTCATCTGGATTTTAGTGTATATCCTATTCTGGATGTTTTATTTTGGCTTTTTAAATGCTTGCTAGTTTTAACTGCAGCGAGATTTTAACAGCTGTAAACCACCTTGGAGGATTTGCAAGAACCAAAAGCCAAAATGCAAACACGGCTCCTTCCCTTGCAAAAGCGGAGAGGGAAGAGACTCAGGGCTCTGGGAACACCGCGAAATGCTGGCAGATCTCATGTCTCCAGGTCTGCAACATCATGGCCTAATGAACAACGACCCTTCACTGAATTGCTTAGCCTGACCACTCAGCTCCCCTCCATACGTGTGCCTGGGCAAACCTTTACCCCCAAAGTCAACCATCATAGCTGCTGGGAGACTGAAAGCTGGATGCAGCTCTCCTGGGGAAACGCACTTGTGCTAGGTCCCTAAGCGGCACAGCTCCGCGCACATCCTGTGGGCAAGGGAGTCTATAATTCAGCCAGACTCTGTCTGCTTCCCCAAGTACCTGTACCAACAGAAGCCACGGCTGTACAGGGAAAGTCTATAAATTCCAGCTACTTCGGTCAATAAAAGACAGCAATTCAGATAATTTCTTCAGGAAAGTgaatttgtgggtgggtggagcaTGGAAGAACGAGCCGGCGAATCAGGGAGGAAGAGGTGGATCTGCAGCAAGAGGGACAGGGTGGAGTGTGTGCCTCGGTGGATTTAACAGGATCCAAGCTATTAACTTGATCGTTAAGGAACCTAAGCGAACTACACTCGGTCGCAGCGGGAACTGGCCAAGAAATGCTTGAGGGAGCAGCCTCTCATAACATTAAGTGGCATGGCAGATCTTCAGAGACGATGGAGAGCACACTGCATGAGCACCCCTGACCTTCACAAACCACTGGGTGCAGCAGAAGGCACACTGAGGGCCAGGAGCTGCCTGCCTCGCAAGGGTGGTGACAATCCATGCACAATGCACAACATGTACAAACCTGCCCACAAAGCCTGCTCGTCTCTGCACACAACTTCAGGCTTGACTGATGTGAGCCGGCTCTGCAGCGACAAAGCGCACGCATGTTTAGCGGGGAACACAGCACCGCATTCTTACAAATATGCTTGCAATGGTTCGCGCAGGGAAAAAGCGAGCCCATTAATGGGCTTCCTGTCTTGGGTTGCTTACAGGAACCGTGCGCCCTCGTGCCGCATTAACACAGTCCCAGCCTCCTGCTCGCAGTCTCCTTCCCAGAGATCGCTAATGTTCAGATGTTGTCCTGTGCTGGGAAAGCTTCTGCCGGCGGATGCACAGGCAGCAAGGAGCAAGAGGACACAGGAAATGAAGACTGTCTGCCACGGCTCAACGCTCTCCAAAGATTTATCCACGCTGCTGCGCTgactctcgctcgctcgctcagCTTTTGAGACGGAGAAGACAGTCAACATGCAGCGGGGGGAGAGTGAAGCACAGTGGCAGAGGCCGGAGGAGCCTTATAGAGATAAAAGCGTGTAAGGCAGAAATGTGTGCCCGTGACAGCCTGCTCTAGCACACTCCTCCCTTTTGCAGACAGGGCTGGCTAGTTACAATCTCTCCAACAGAATTGGCCAGTTTAGCCAAAAGTAATCCTCCCAGAAACACTGTATTACCAGCTATGGCATATTTTCCACGGGTGACTGAAAAAAGTGCATCACACGGCACACGGATTGGCCTCTCGGGTGCGCAGCCTGCAAGGACAGCTGGGTTGCTGGTCAGTGCTGGGCACACAAACTAGACAAGTAATGGCCTTCAAAACAACAGAATGAATTATTTCCACATTTTCCATTGCATGTTAAAGTTTTCGTTCTGATTTGGGAAGgataatattttcttcttcttcttttgagtgAAGGGAGACAGGTTGGACTGGACCAAAAGAAACAGGAGGGATGGATCAAATAGCCttttggtggtcccttccaactctgtgaaatgaaaatgaaagaatCCACTCTAGACTTCAGGGCCACGAGGATCAAGGGCCCGGCCCCAGAgcaagaccacccccccccccagtcattgaAAACAGGGTGTTCCAAAAAGGCTTCGCAGATTCCCAAACAGGAACCAGCAGCAGTGGTTTCTAGGTAGTGAGGAAATGCCCAAGGCCTGTGCCAGAAGAAGGCAACTCTCAAACATCTATCTGCACAGGGCCTGAACATAAGCCCTTACCCTGATCCCCAGGCAAGCCTGCACAGAAGCATTTACTCCCAACGCCGCTCTTACACACAGAGAATTAAGCAAACACATCTCACCTGCAGCTCAGCACCGACACACAAGCCATAACAGCAACTCATGCAAAGCACCCTCTTTTGTGTATGCCAAGATCTGATCGCTCTCATTCTAAATCCCACTTTCACACACCCAAATCTCAGCGCAACACTCCTCCTATGCAACGAAATGAGTTATACTGACCTTGGTACGAGAAACTAGAGTAAGTTTTTCACCAGGGAAAGCAATAGCAGAGGAACAGCTTTATTTAGTCACGAgctgttttccccctccttccattTTTATCTCACcatattcttcttttcttaaaaCACAAGCAGGAGGATATAGATATGTGCATATCTGCATCAGCACAGTCACTAGGCTGGAGCTGCAGAAAGGAAGCCAGACTCTGAGCTTTGCAGGAATCTTGCCTGTGAATTTTCACTGCCACATTTCTCCAGCGCCTGGAGATCTTCTGATACTCGGACTCTGGGGACATTAATAGTTTAAAGGAGAAGCATTTTCACCAAGGACGGGATCTTCCTGTAGTATTTTAAAAACACTCCAGGGAACAATTTACTGCAGGACAGATGCACGTTGACCCAAAGCAGGGGCATGTCCCAAAGTAAATATTATTAAACGCTCAGGAGAAGTTGCTAATGTGGATGGACCCTCCATTAGAGATATTGGCCGGCATCACCCACAAATTCTGCTGCTGATATTCGCACGAGGAGCAGCACAGCTCACACCACATCCCAGAATCTGTCACTGTAGGCAACCCAAGTCCTGTCTTATCCACACAAAATCTTGTACCTCATTAAAGCGATACAAGCTTTTGTGTAATTGGTCTCGACAAAAGTCTCATGCTGTCCCTTGTCCCAGCCATCGTCCCGCCTTCTCTCTTTCATTATCAGAACTCTTTTCTTCCTCAAGGTGAATTTCCAGCACTGTGCCCATTTGCCAGGGCATTCTTCAGCTATATCAACTCATTTTTCTCAGCAGACAGTAAATCTCGTGTCGGAACTATGTGATTCTAGAGAGTCCAGCTATTTCACAAGGTTCTCAGCCTTTTAGGGCCGGGAGGAATCAAAGCTGATAAATGGATTGGGTGAAAAATATATGTGGGTATATTTGTGTAATCACACATAGTTCAGTGCTCATTAAGATAAATATGACACGCCTGGTGTTCATTAAGATAAATATGAAAAGCCCAAACTACAATTCTAGGAGGGAAATGAATAcacttaagaacataaaaagagcctcctggatcggtccagcggcccatctagtccagcatcctcttctcacagtggccaaccagatgactgtgggaagcccaagcacaagaacacgctcccctcctgcagtttattCTGAAGCTTTATTGCCTCTGACTGCGGAGGCAGAGCACATCCATTGTGGGTAGTAGCCCAGCTCTCAGtgaacacacacatttatttatattttatttaccaAAATGCACATACAGcattgcttgattgtaagaagaccctcaaagcggtttacaaagggggggggggcggagagtcAAAGGTTTGATCTGGTACAGTGAAAAGAGACTGCTGAAACGAACTGCAGTATGGACACGGCCTGGCGCTCCACAaaggttttgaactacagcttccaccaGCCAGTATGCTTGCGCTGGCTGAGGCTTAAAGGAGTTGTAGTTCTAAGCATCTGAaggacatcaggttggggaaatcAATGCCTCCACAATTATTACATGATATTCTGCATCACCACACcatctacatttttttttttttttgcccgcAAGTACAAAACAAAATTGcgtctccattttttaaaaaaaaatggctaaAAGCCAACTGCTCAAGTTCATTCCTCACTGTGGCAAATGGAAATTCTGGGGTTCTCCGAGCGTGGCACTGTTACAAAAGATGCAGCTGCAATTGTGTTTAAGAAAGATGTAAACCACATTAAGACCCCCTCACCCCGCCCTAAAGAGCCTAAGTCATCCCCTTAGCCTGCCCTAATGCAACACTGAGCCTTTCGCCAGAGTATCGACTCCCGAGACCTCACCTTCATTCTTTCAACTCTGCAGTCTACACCTTCCTCCAAGTGGTTACTTGTGAGATAATTGAAAGGAAATTATCCCTGACTTTTCTAAAATTAGTGCTTTCTAATGCAGGCAGTTTACTGGTATCAGCTCTCTGATGAAAGCAGGCGCAGAGTTTGTTTAAACAAAGCAAAGCGATTTCATAATGCAGAATTCACAATGCTACAAATAGGTCATGCCCACAACTAGGCACGCATCCATGCGGTCAGGCCTTTGGGACTGGAGGCGAGAGCACAGAGAAGCTCTCTGGTCACAGGACTCGTCCGCTGGTTGCCCCTCTACTTCTGTCCAAGCCCAGCCATGCTATTGCCCTACTGCTCTCCCTCTGGCGACACCaatgcagcagatccagccttaCAGAAGAAGGAAAGCAGACCTAAAGTAGATCATCTAGATTCCTTCCTCACCACACCCGCTTTCCTTGTGTCTTTCAGGACACAAACACTTCCACCCAGCAGTATCCTGAGCATCGTAACTGCAGAAACATGTGAACATCCAGTAAACCCTGCAAATTTTCCTTTGCAGCAGGATTCGTTTATATGAGCCTGGGAGTCGGTGGAAGTTGTCTATGCACCTTGATATGCAAGACCAGCACCATACAGAGACTGAGCCACACATGTGCAGCAAAATCGGTTTGGAGGCAATTCTGTTCATGCTACACCTCCGACACCTATGAAGACAAGTTCTGCTTGGTGTGCTGTCACTTCTGCACAGAGGAGCAATGGCTAGCCTGTGCACCGATTGCATGATCCGGCCTCACTTTCAACTGGCCGGTCACCTGCCAGAAAGGGAGATTTAATTTCCTTGCTGTTAACTGACTGGAATAAGCAGCAGTGAACCCAAAGCTACTTCCTGTAAAAGCTGCCCCCATGGAGTTTTAACAGCTTCCATTACCAGGAGTTTAGGATGGTTTATGAGCTAACCCTTGGTAATGAGCCTGCTTAGTTAATTTCAATGGTTCGCCGGAGCTATTAGCAAGCCGAATCCATTCAGATCAACCCCCGGCTCCTAAGCAGGCCTGAATGCACATCGCAGCAATATTAGGACACTTTGTTACTTTAGGTACTATTGTGTCACTCCAAAAGTACAGGGTTTATGGTATTGATTTAAGCTTTAATAAGGGGCTCTCAGCCATCCAGCCGACACAGTGCTTTCCTCATAAACGGAAGGCAAGGCTGCACGCTCCCCGTGCTGAGCTACTCATCGCAACACATTTCGCGCTATTCTTGCAGGGCGATATGCTAACAAGCCAGAGCCAATTAAAAACCTGCCATTTCCATGAAACTTCACGGTACGTCTCTGCACGCCTCGTGGTCATCATGAAGGTTCTGCTTCGTAGCAATGCAGCCGTCGTGCAGAGGAACTTCCGCCTGCCTTATTTTACGCATTTTATTATATCCAGTCAGCCAAGAGAGTTTGGCAAGCGTTGCGGAGTTCAAGGTGTTGGGGAGTTCTCAAGCCAATTGCTGTGCTCCTCTTGTTTAATGATTTCTCAAGCACCACTTCTGTTGGAGACTTCCACGGACTACTAGGCCGTTCGTGGTGTTTCTTTTGAGTCCTCCTCTAGTCTCATGACAGAATACATGTGATCATCTCCCCACAATTATCGAAGGGGACAGAAATCGGCTCAACTCAGAGAGTGTCATCATCATGCGTTAAGTTTGCAAAAGCTTTCCCCAAACCCTCTAACTCTCATCATGACTTCATAAAGAAGCAACTTAGTAGCTCCCATGCCTCTGGTGAAAAACTTCAAAGTGTGCAGGCAATCTGTGCTAAATGCTCAAAACACAGAGTAGAACTTGGGCTCTCTGTATCTGCTGATCACCAGTTTCCTGTCCCTGTACATACAGAGACCCAATggggcctctccctcctccacctccaaaagaatggaaatgttgCAATAAATGGAATATAAAAACTGAAATCAGGACAACCTACAGATTTAAActagggtgtgtgggtgtgggtgtgtaaaaaTCAGTTTCTCCAAGAATAGAGGTTTGGATTTTCCAACAGAAAATTTTATGCCTATGGTATGACCTTCTGGGAAAGGGCATCGGATAAATATTGAGattgaaagagagaaagagaaggcgaGAAATAAAGAGCACCTACAGAATAAAGGCATTGCAGACACACCAGCTCAGCCAGCCATGCAGGACCTCAAAACTAAAAATGCATTCTCCGTAAACCGGCTGCGTCACGTGCTCCCCAACATGCAACTATCTCCCGCCACCATATCTCATGACACCCAGCTCCAGGAAAAGTCCAGAGAGAGTACTCACCCCCGCCAGTAAATGCGGATCCAGGCAGTCACCATCGTCATTAAACAGAGCATCCCAGCTCTCATCTGCCACGCCGTCATCCTCATTGCCGGTTGCCGGATCAATGCTGGTTCCAGCAAGCTCCTCGCTCCATCCAGCTTCTTTGCCTGCCTTGGCTTCAGACGGATGCCACCACCTCATGCCCACATccccatggcttggcttttgcacTGAGGCGTCCCCTGAGAGAGCTCTTGCTCCCTCCATGACTCTCTCTGCGCTGCACGCCACCTTCTTTGAGGCACATCCCAGTGACTGGGCAGCAGCCTCCCTTCCTTCAGCGCTTTGCTCTCCCATGCCCAACGTCGCTTCTCCTGTTGCCGGTGCAGCCTCGGCCCCGGAGACATCGCCTTTACACCGACAGGTGTGATGGGAAATGCTGCCTCCCTCCTCGTGTTCCCTGCCACACCCTTGCCCCACTTCATCCTCCAAGACACAAGTGGGGTGACAATCCCTTGTCCCGTAGTCACTATCTGAACAGTTACAGCCTGCAGCCACCCCTGAACCACCTGCCTCAATTAAAGGGCTCTCATCCCCGTTTACAGACACATTATCAAAGCTCACTCCAATCTGATCAGACATGTGTTCAACTGAATGACTGGGCACGCTACTCTCATTCTCCTCGCCATGCTCTAGTGTGCTCTGCTCGTTGGCTTCTGCCTGAGCGACGCTCCCGTTTGCATCTTTGATGCCACTGCCTTCCTTTGGTTCTGTCTGATCTGGAACTTTATTGGCCGTatagtccaacatgctactgtCACTCATCTCTGTCGGATTGGAGTTGCTCTTATCGGTGCCTTCACGTCCACCAGGCTCAACTGTCTCAGGGCAAACCAACGTGTTTCCCTTGCCTGCATCTGTTGGATCAGACACTCCCTCACCTGCACATGCCAAGAGGCAATCCTCATGTGCCCCCAGGCCACCTGGAACCCCCTCAGCTAAACTTCCAGACACATCGCCCTCACTTACTCCAGCTGGTTCTGAGTCACCTTGGCTCGCGGGCGCCACTGTGCTTTCCCTGCTGGCCAACAGGCCACCGTCACCCACCTCTCCCTCATCCGAGAGCCTCTCGCTGCTGGATGTCTGCACACTCCCTTcactcagccctacctggagtgtTCCTGTCTGCTTGCTCACGCCAGTGTGGGGAGTCCTTGGCAAAGAGAAAGCGTCCTGCTCTGCTGATGGACACACGTGCTGCTCCTCCCAAGAGCAGTCTACCTCGTTACGCCTTGGCTGAAGCTGGAGCTCGGCCATTCTCCACAACAGATTAGTATGAGAGAGGGCAGTGCAGGACTCTGCGTGACGGCTGGGCAGTGTAGAGGGAGTTGTGGCTAGGAAGCTGGAGGAAGCGGGCATTCTGTGTGACTCAGCCTTCTGCTGGGACTCTTTCCGAGCCTTTGGCCTTGTGCAGAAGGCATTGCTATAGCTCCCGCCTTGGGATGAGGTTCCTCTTGGTTCTCTGGGCGCATCCACTCCATCCCGGTCCTCGTGAAACAGGCCTCTCCCAGCTCTGGGACTCGGCCTTCCCTCACATCCTTTGGTGATCTCCTTCCCTGAGGAGCAGGAGAGGCTCCCCTCGCTCCTGTGTCTGGTGGCTAATGAGGTGCTGGTTTTTGAGCCAGCCGTCTCACGTAGAGCTCTGGGGACGTACAGGGCCTTGTCTGGCTTCTTGGGCCGTATCCGAGTCCTCTCCGTATCTGGCTGCATAGTGCTGCCAAGATCTGCAAGAGAGGAAAGAAATCAGTCGAGTGAGCAGCAGAGCAATGTAGCCCCACGTAGGTGTTTGgggaagcagggaggggaggatAACCTGGAAACAGCAGCACAATCTGTGTCCCACCTGCTGCCTTTTACAGAGCAGAAATAGTCTACAGCCAGGGGAAGGCAGAGGTGGAACTAGATCAGTAACTCATTTCCTGGCCAAAGGATGGGTGGATTTGCGCATGCCGTTACAATAGCCTCATAACCATGGCTGCATTCTAAGCTCAGGGTACAGCTGTTTTGTCttactttattttgttttcatgatTCAAATTTTCAGTGATTGTACCAGATCTCTTTcagcttaaaagaaaaatggTACAGGAGTTGACTAGGGTAGAGGCATGTGAGGCagaaaggcacaaagacagaagTTGGGAATTGGGATGCAGCCCAGAGGGTCTCAAAGTTTTTTCTCTGGTTCACACTTTAGTAACAAAAATTTGCTGGTGCCATGCCAAATTTTTGAAAATAAGAAATACACCGGAAAACACAACTAGGAATGTAATTAGTATCACTTGAGGCTCCTGCTCTCATTTGGAAAAGATATCTATCTATATtcttcaaataaaaaatatttcgaTGTTATACTTGTACTATCCTATGTAaaattgaaatgtttaaatgtttctttgattgtccttgggTTTTCCCACGacccttgccatcctctcctgccacactcaTTGAGAACCACTGATGTAGCCAGTTATAGAGCAGGAAGGGGGAGGTGAAATACTGTCCACTGACATTTGACAACCTTGTGTAGCCTCTCCCCTCTACAATCTTTGCCAACATGTTTCCAAACTTCTCTTTGCAACCATGAGGACTAAAAACATGCTCCAAGCACCAGTAATTTCATAACAGTGTGGAACTTCTAAAACCGAGGCGGCTCTATTGATTTGTTATTTCCTTTATAAGATCTACACCTGGAATCAAACATTCTGCCAAAAAAGCTCTATATACCCTCTATTACTCTGTATTTTGATTA comes from the Podarcis muralis chromosome 6, rPodMur119.hap1.1, whole genome shotgun sequence genome and includes:
- the R3HCC1L gene encoding coiled-coil domain-containing protein R3HCC1L isoform X1, producing MAARRGDCANATGSFRGRCERHPPQQRDRTRWNEKTLAGQARLPPPRTTFPSIPRHGGAGPGWGRAEAAKAEATEPARPCRAPDLGSTMQPDTERTRIRPKKPDKALYVPRALRETAGSKTSTSLATRHRSEGSLSCSSGKEITKGCEGRPSPRAGRGLFHEDRDGVDAPREPRGTSSQGGSYSNAFCTRPKARKESQQKAESHRMPASSSFLATTPSTLPSRHAESCTALSHTNLLWRMAELQLQPRRNEVDCSWEEQHVCPSAEQDAFSLPRTPHTGVSKQTGTLQVGLSEGSVQTSSSERLSDEGEVGDGGLLASRESTVAPASQGDSEPAGVSEGDVSGSLAEGVPGGLGAHEDCLLACAGEGVSDPTDAGKGNTLVCPETVEPGGREGTDKSNSNPTEMSDSSMLDYTANKVPDQTEPKEGSGIKDANGSVAQAEANEQSTLEHGEENESSVPSHSVEHMSDQIGVSFDNVSVNGDESPLIEAGGSGVAAGCNCSDSDYGTRDCHPTCVLEDEVGQGCGREHEEGGSISHHTCRCKGDVSGAEAAPATGEATLGMGEQSAEGREAAAQSLGCASKKVACSAERVMEGARALSGDASVQKPSHGDVGMRWWHPSEAKAGKEAGWSEELAGTSIDPATGNEDDGVADESWDALFNDDGDCLDPHLLAGLSPHRPHPAGLQEPRFDYYNYTPADLDLSDSELPHVIEIYDFPAEFRTEDLLRVFCIYQKKGFDIKWVDDTHALGIFSSPITARDALSTKHLMVKTRPLSQATRAAKTKARAFSEFLQPAKERPETSAALARRLVTGALGVRSNQSKAEREAERRQLQAARERKRLEMKQREDAWEGRE
- the R3HCC1L gene encoding coiled-coil domain-containing protein R3HCC1L isoform X2, whose translation is MQPDTERTRIRPKKPDKALYVPRALRETAGSKTSTSLATRHRSEGSLSCSSGKEITKGCEGRPSPRAGRGLFHEDRDGVDAPREPRGTSSQGGSYSNAFCTRPKARKESQQKAESHRMPASSSFLATTPSTLPSRHAESCTALSHTNLLWRMAELQLQPRRNEVDCSWEEQHVCPSAEQDAFSLPRTPHTGVSKQTGTLQVGLSEGSVQTSSSERLSDEGEVGDGGLLASRESTVAPASQGDSEPAGVSEGDVSGSLAEGVPGGLGAHEDCLLACAGEGVSDPTDAGKGNTLVCPETVEPGGREGTDKSNSNPTEMSDSSMLDYTANKVPDQTEPKEGSGIKDANGSVAQAEANEQSTLEHGEENESSVPSHSVEHMSDQIGVSFDNVSVNGDESPLIEAGGSGVAAGCNCSDSDYGTRDCHPTCVLEDEVGQGCGREHEEGGSISHHTCRCKGDVSGAEAAPATGEATLGMGEQSAEGREAAAQSLGCASKKVACSAERVMEGARALSGDASVQKPSHGDVGMRWWHPSEAKAGKEAGWSEELAGTSIDPATGNEDDGVADESWDALFNDDGDCLDPHLLAGLSPHRPHPAGLQEPRFDYYNYTPADLDLSDSELPHVIEIYDFPAEFRTEDLLRVFCIYQKKGFDIKWVDDTHALGIFSSPITARDALSTKHLMVKTRPLSQATRAAKTKARAFSEFLQPAKERPETSAALARRLVTGALGVRSNQSKAEREAERRQLQAARERKRLEMKQREDAWEGRE